The sequence below is a genomic window from Corythoichthys intestinalis isolate RoL2023-P3 chromosome 4, ASM3026506v1, whole genome shotgun sequence.
aaatacatttttttggtagaaatacaggttctcgtgtttggaggagaaagaatacggaACTGCATTCgtagaacaccatacctactgtaaagcatggcggtggaaacatcatgctttggggctgtttttctacaaagggaccaggacgactgatctgtgtaaaggaaagaatgaatggggccatgtatcgagagattttgagtgaaaatctccttccatcagcaagggtattgaagatgagacgtagctgggtctttcaccatgacaatgatcccaaacacacagccagggcaacaaaagagtggcttcctaagaagcatttgaaggtcctggtgtggccaagccagtctccagatctcaaccccgtagaaaatctgtggagggagttgaatgtcTGTGTTgcccgacagccccaaaacatcactgctctagaggagatctgcatggaggaatgggccaaaataccagcaacagtgtgtgaaaagcttgtgaagagttacagaacacgtttggcctccgttattgccaacaaagggtacataacaaagtattgagatgaacttttggtattgaccaaatatttattttccaccatgatttgcaaatacattctttaaaaatcaaacaatgtgattttctgtttttttttttcctcccacattctgtctctcatggttgaggtttacccatgttgacaattacaggcctctctaatattttcaaggtggagaacttgcacatttagtggttgactaaatacttatttgccccagtgtatgtgacaatattaccaattaattcatattattttaaaaattgagttttttttttttttttttttatataaaaaacattgtaagattagtcaccaatttgtaagggcttacgtcactatttgtaagattgccaacggcctcggtttGACAGGTAtgctgcagtatttatgaaggatttagcatcGGTTTTTGTGCTTTAGtacaaagtaattgagttaaaatgtattcttatgggaaaatcttgcttGCTGTACAACTATTTTGACTTACGAACCAAGTCATAAAACGAATTAAATTTgtctgtagaggtaccactgttccatttttttatagATAAAATTGtttgaaagagtttgaaagGTTGCTTGTCCATGTGTGCCCTGGGATTGCCATGGgatcagttcagggtgtacccttgcTCATGCCCATAGTCAGCTGGGAAGTACTTGGGCATCTTGTTGACCCTTCGTGAGCAGTGTTGAGGATTACAGACGAATGATAAGAATTATAAATTAATTGATATAAGCACCATCGCCTACTTAAGAGGCCTTATTTTGTGGGCATTCAGTTAGCTTGTTAATGTATACTAATACGAACCTACAGTCaagaaaatgtcttgtttttccCCAAGAAACAGTGGACTTGACAAAATTTTGCTACAGCGAACAGATAAAATGCATGGTGCCATGGACTTGTTCAGCCATGTCAAATCATATTTATTTTCTAGCCCTTAATGACAACAAATGTCTCAAAGGTCTTTTCAGGCCCACAGTTGACAGACAATTATGACTTCCAGTGATCCTATCCCCCAAAAGagtaaggaaaaactccaacagGGGGAAAATAGGAAACCTTGGGAAGGCCAACAGATGGATGATTCCACCGCTACACTGTCTTAATCAAAAACATTTCTCCATCttcttttgagtgttaaagactagttaacagaataATGAGTCAGTATTATTTACTTGAAATAAGTGGAATAATTTATTTCTTCTTATTAAGCTTATACATCATGAAATAGTTggccatttttcacctaaatcaggaaaaaagctttcaaaaaatattttgaaaaatattcttgaattaagaacatttctggtaAACAAGCTTTTTTGTTAAGATTAGATATACAAATTTTTgcctaaaataagtctgttaagcttattttcagctagctattgttcttatttcaagaaatctaagtgagaaAAATTCACTTGAAGCACCGGCAGATAATattacttatttctagtagatttacaccgaaaacaagggaatttaactcgtTTTAGGGAGGTGCCTTTTTGCAGTGTAGGATGACCAGACAACAATATATAAGTGGGCTACATTTACAAAGTTCATGCTTGAAATCAAAAGGTTAACAAACTTGGAAAATCCCACAGCTGTTTCCAAACACGTTAAGTAAAGATACAAAGTCCATAAAAAAATGATACAGATTGCCAGTGATTAGGAAGTATTTAACTATAAATGCCTGAATTTGTAGCAGCATTAAACAGGAGCTTGTCTACAGAGCTGAGCCAGAGAATATTTTGAGTAATTAAGCAACTAAAACAACAGAAGCCTGGAAGATGAAGACCTTCAAATTCACTGTTGCAGTGGTTTTGCTCGCCTTTGTTTTGATAAAGGACAGTTATGCCTGGCCATCGAGTCAAGTATGTGCATGAGCTTAATAAACAATTTTAGCTGTTTTGTCAGAATATTCTTAAGAGATCTTCATTTCACGAATACTGTAGGAGCCGGATGAGAGATATGAAGAACAGGTGGACCATTTTGCTGAAAACAGACACAGAAGGGAGGCGAAAGATTGTCGCTGGTGCTGTGACTGTTGTGCTTTTCAGCCTGGACAGTGTGGTCTCTGCTGCGACTGGTGACTCCAGGAAACTCTACTTCCGTATCCTCATCAATCTGTGTTGCCTCAATAAAATTTGATACACAGTAGaaagtgtttttatttctttatttattttatgtatgcaGCTATACTCATCTCCATGAAAGGTAATTGAACTCACACTGTGATATACGGTATATTTTGAGTTGAACACAAATACTGCAGAATCAAATCACTCACATTTAGGCAAGCAAGAATAGAGTCGGTACTCTGCCTAAAAATTGTGAAATCCTCTG
It includes:
- the LOC130915447 gene encoding LOW QUALITY PROTEIN: hepcidin-like (The sequence of the model RefSeq protein was modified relative to this genomic sequence to represent the inferred CDS: substituted 2 bases at 2 genomic stop codons) — translated: MKTFKFTVAVVLLAFVLIKDSYAWPSKYSXEIFISRILXEPDERYEEQVDHFAENRHRREAKDCRWCCDCCAFQPGQCGLCCDW